A genome region from Nocardia sp. NBC_01730 includes the following:
- a CDS encoding alpha/beta fold hydrolase, with protein MSDTTWRDPSLGDRREVDLSSGTVAYHDAGSGPVLVFVHGYLVNTNIWRKLVPLLTNEFRCLTPDWPLGSHLIPMRREADLTPIGIAGMIAEFLEALDLRAVTLVGNDSGGAYSQIAASRHPDRLARLVLTDCETPDCTWPPTPGGFGLLKATAVHPASYRALYQVLRVRRTWRWRNTYGSLAKYPIDARAMNSYIRPVLNDPAIRVDGRKAIGSVSARFSRAAAEELTTRFGKPVLLAWAAEDPVFPLDHARRFAIRLGAPLMTIADSYTYTAEDQPARTADVLGDWLHATATDSTGTAKGLP; from the coding sequence ATGAGCGACACGACCTGGCGTGACCCGTCCCTCGGGGACCGCCGCGAAGTCGACTTGTCCTCGGGCACGGTGGCATACCACGATGCCGGGTCCGGGCCGGTGCTGGTATTCGTGCACGGGTACCTGGTCAACACGAATATCTGGCGCAAGCTCGTGCCGTTGCTCACCAACGAATTCCGCTGCCTCACACCGGATTGGCCGCTGGGATCACACCTGATTCCGATGCGCCGCGAAGCGGACCTGACACCGATCGGGATCGCCGGGATGATCGCGGAATTCCTCGAGGCGCTCGACTTGCGTGCGGTCACCCTGGTCGGCAACGACTCCGGCGGCGCCTACAGCCAGATCGCAGCCTCCCGACACCCCGATCGGCTGGCCCGGCTGGTGCTCACCGACTGCGAGACACCCGACTGCACGTGGCCGCCGACACCCGGCGGATTCGGGCTGCTCAAAGCCACCGCGGTGCATCCGGCCAGCTATCGGGCGCTCTATCAGGTGCTGCGGGTGCGCCGAACCTGGCGATGGCGCAACACTTACGGCTCGCTGGCCAAATATCCGATCGACGCACGAGCGATGAACAGCTACATCCGCCCGGTGCTGAACGATCCGGCCATCCGGGTGGACGGCCGCAAGGCGATCGGCAGTGTGTCGGCGCGATTCAGCCGTGCCGCGGCCGAGGAACTCACCACACGCTTCGGCAAACCGGTGCTGCTGGCGTGGGCAGCCGAGGACCCGGTCTTCCCGCTCGACCACGCGCGCCGGTTCGCCATCCGACTCGGTGCGCCACTGATGACCATCGCCGATAGCTACACCTACACCGCCGAAGACCAACCCGCCCGCACCGCCGACGTGCTCGGAGACTGGCTCCACGCCACCGCCACCGACTCGACCGGAACAGCGAAAGGCCTCCCGTGA
- a CDS encoding AMP-binding protein: protein MRLTDYLDKGTTLGAAAPCLTMNGQTLTYGAVQRLSWQVARALERSGVNPGEKVAILSANNAVAFGCVFGIARAGAVWCPINPRNEAHENRDLLDLFDCTCLIFQDSFAPLVATIVGDLPKLVTLISLDGSAVPDAVPFEEWIRGVGDEPWQVEPIDDIALLVGTGGTTGRPKGVVLTGHNIETMSALTLMSYPFEGRPRYLALAPLTHAAGVLCFPVLALGGEIIVMPAPDLAEFLLLVPRHRITHTFLPPTLIYLLLDHPALATTDLSSLQCLWYGAAPMSVARLEEALGRIGPVMAQLFGQSEAPMMISTLAPRQHFRADGSLARERLSSVGRPTPLTRVAIMHDDGTLLPAGQRGEIVVRGPLVMAGYYKNPEATADAGRFGWHHTGDIGYLDEDNYLYIVDRAKDMIITGGFNVYSAEVEQTLLAHPAVQDCAVIGLPDPKWGERVTAVIQTRAGHTATSDDLRAFVKDRLGSVKTPKQVEIWPDLPRSKIGKVLKTEVKARLG from the coding sequence GTGCGTTTGACCGACTACCTCGACAAGGGCACCACACTCGGCGCGGCTGCACCCTGCCTGACCATGAACGGCCAGACGCTGACCTACGGCGCGGTCCAGCGGCTTTCCTGGCAGGTCGCTCGCGCGCTGGAACGGTCCGGGGTGAATCCTGGCGAGAAGGTGGCGATACTGTCAGCCAACAACGCGGTTGCGTTCGGTTGCGTTTTCGGTATCGCACGGGCGGGTGCGGTGTGGTGCCCGATCAATCCTCGCAACGAGGCCCACGAAAACCGGGACCTGCTGGACCTTTTCGACTGCACGTGCCTGATCTTCCAGGATTCGTTCGCGCCGCTGGTCGCCACGATCGTCGGGGACCTGCCGAAACTGGTCACACTGATCAGTCTGGACGGCAGTGCGGTTCCCGATGCCGTCCCGTTCGAAGAATGGATCCGCGGTGTCGGGGACGAGCCGTGGCAGGTCGAGCCGATCGATGACATCGCCCTGCTGGTCGGTACCGGTGGAACAACCGGGCGTCCCAAAGGGGTGGTGCTGACCGGGCACAATATCGAGACGATGTCGGCGCTGACGCTGATGAGCTACCCCTTCGAGGGCCGCCCGCGCTACCTCGCGCTGGCGCCGCTGACCCATGCGGCCGGGGTGCTGTGTTTCCCTGTTCTCGCGCTGGGCGGCGAGATCATCGTCATGCCCGCGCCGGACCTGGCGGAGTTCCTGTTGCTGGTGCCACGGCACCGGATCACGCACACCTTCCTGCCGCCGACCCTGATCTACCTGCTGCTGGATCATCCTGCGCTCGCCACCACCGATCTGAGCTCCCTACAATGCCTGTGGTACGGCGCGGCACCGATGTCGGTGGCTCGTCTCGAAGAAGCCCTCGGACGGATCGGACCGGTGATGGCGCAGCTGTTCGGGCAGTCCGAAGCGCCGATGATGATCTCGACTCTGGCGCCACGGCAACACTTCCGTGCCGACGGGTCCCTCGCCCGCGAACGCCTGTCCTCGGTCGGACGGCCTACACCGCTGACCCGAGTCGCGATCATGCACGACGACGGCACCCTGCTGCCCGCCGGGCAGCGCGGCGAGATCGTCGTCCGTGGTCCGCTGGTCATGGCCGGGTACTACAAGAACCCCGAAGCCACCGCCGACGCGGGCAGATTCGGGTGGCACCACACCGGCGACATCGGCTACCTCGACGAGGACAACTATCTCTACATCGTCGACCGTGCCAAGGACATGATCATCACCGGAGGATTCAATGTCTACTCCGCCGAGGTCGAGCAGACGCTGCTGGCCCACCCCGCGGTCCAGGATTGCGCCGTGATCGGACTCCCGGACCCGAAATGGGGCGAACGGGTGACCGCGGTGATCCAGACCCGCGCCGGCCACACTGCCACCTCCGACGATCTCCGAGCCTTCGTCAAAGACCGCCTCGGCAGCGTGAAAACTCCCAAGCAGGTCGAGATCTGGCCCGACCTGCCTCGTTCCAAGATCGGCAAAGTCCTCAAGACCGAGGTCAAGGCTAGGCTCGGCTGA
- a CDS encoding WS/DGAT/MGAT family O-acyltransferase — protein sequence MTRSDRSVGKLEIGELAGRIYDTGKTLSQQLAGLLSPSSTEHRKRYISVRTTTPGDRSTGEPDDAESSPTMIPVSAESSQPRQLSALDAQLLDAESPTMLLHVGSVTILAPPGEADAPLTIAELRQLIADRLHLVAPLRWRLRTVPLGLDLPYWEDCSAIDLGYHVRAAHLPGGATDSQLADLVARLHATPLDRTRPQWECHLISGLEDGRQALYTKVHHAVIDGVSGAEIMAALLDVVAEAPHCALPMAGIRLDPKPTMSQMLSGSLTHTVTRQIDRVKAPLRLGPALRQAVADIRVAHRELPFTAPNTAERAFAFVSLSLDDVKKVKNSFGGTVNDVVMALCAGALRRWLVDHAAEPEKPLLAAVPVSVRTAEQFGTAGNHFSIMLCPLPIDEPDAQHRLKLTHTALSEVKERFRAASPTVLHDMTSVLPPVLHGLTTRTLLRLGAPAMPLADVIISNVPGPQFPLYAAGHRVMASHPVSVLTDLTGGLNITVMSYDGHLDFGILACPNTVPDVWKLARYLDDELAELLPMSETEDPDRHFETAMAPTRPGETTSRTVSRARFPTRSAQFPVSRA from the coding sequence ATGACTCGATCGGACAGATCCGTCGGCAAGCTGGAAATCGGCGAACTGGCAGGCAGAATCTACGACACCGGAAAAACCCTGTCGCAACAGCTGGCCGGACTGTTGTCCCCGAGCAGCACTGAACACAGGAAACGCTATATCAGCGTCCGGACGACGACCCCGGGCGATCGCAGCACGGGTGAACCGGACGACGCCGAAAGCTCGCCGACGATGATTCCGGTATCGGCGGAATCATCGCAGCCCAGACAGTTGAGCGCGCTCGACGCCCAACTCCTCGACGCGGAGTCCCCGACGATGCTGCTGCACGTCGGCTCCGTCACCATCCTCGCGCCGCCCGGCGAGGCCGACGCACCCTTGACCATCGCGGAACTGCGGCAATTGATCGCCGACCGGCTGCACTTGGTCGCACCGCTGCGCTGGCGGCTGCGCACCGTGCCTCTTGGCCTGGACTTGCCGTATTGGGAGGACTGCTCCGCCATCGACCTCGGGTACCACGTCCGGGCGGCGCACCTGCCGGGCGGCGCCACCGACTCCCAGCTTGCCGATCTCGTCGCCCGACTGCACGCGACGCCGTTGGATCGGACGCGTCCGCAATGGGAATGCCACCTGATCTCGGGGCTGGAGGATGGCCGCCAAGCCCTGTACACCAAAGTTCACCATGCGGTCATCGATGGTGTTTCCGGTGCCGAAATCATGGCGGCGCTCCTCGATGTCGTCGCCGAGGCCCCGCACTGTGCACTGCCGATGGCCGGCATCCGGCTGGATCCGAAGCCGACCATGTCGCAGATGCTGAGCGGCAGCCTCACGCACACGGTCACCCGTCAGATCGATCGGGTCAAGGCACCACTGCGGCTGGGACCGGCGCTGCGGCAGGCGGTAGCCGATATCCGCGTCGCGCATCGCGAACTGCCGTTCACAGCGCCGAACACCGCCGAACGCGCCTTCGCTTTCGTCTCGCTGTCTCTGGACGACGTCAAGAAGGTGAAGAACAGCTTCGGTGGAACGGTCAACGACGTGGTCATGGCACTGTGTGCCGGGGCCTTGCGCCGATGGCTCGTCGACCACGCCGCCGAACCCGAAAAGCCGCTGCTGGCAGCCGTTCCCGTATCGGTACGTACCGCCGAACAATTCGGCACCGCGGGCAACCATTTCTCGATCATGCTCTGCCCGTTGCCCATCGACGAACCGGACGCACAGCACCGTTTGAAGCTCACGCACACCGCGCTGTCGGAGGTGAAGGAACGGTTCCGCGCCGCTTCGCCGACCGTGCTGCACGACATGACCTCCGTCCTCCCTCCGGTCCTGCATGGGCTGACCACGCGCACGCTGCTTCGACTGGGCGCACCCGCCATGCCCCTTGCCGATGTCATCATCTCCAATGTGCCCGGTCCGCAGTTCCCGCTTTACGCGGCCGGACACCGAGTTATGGCAAGCCATCCCGTCTCGGTCCTCACCGATCTGACCGGGGGGCTCAACATCACCGTCATGTCCTACGACGGCCATCTCGACTTCGGCATCCTCGCCTGCCCGAACACCGTGCCAGACGTGTGGAAGCTGGCACGATATCTGGACGACGAGCTCGCGGAATTGCTGCCGATGAGCGAGACCGAGGATCCCGACCGGCATTTCGAAACAGCAATGGCGCCGACGAGACCCGGCGAGACCACGTCACGGACGGTGAGTCGCGCTCGATTTCCGACCCGGTCCGCACAGTTCCCAGTCAGCCGAGCCTAG
- a CDS encoding helix-turn-helix domain-containing protein encodes MNTPTVGDLLRHWRLERRLSQLELAGRSDTSARHLSFIETGRATPSRTMIVHLAEHLEIPLRERNRVLLAAGYAPAYAEPALDTAAMDAVRGAMRKILAGHEPFPALAIDQSWTMIDANAGVGLLLTGIDPALAAPPVNALRLSLHPDGMAGRITNLAEWRGHIFARLARQAEVTGSPELADLLDELRSYPGGEVELTLPEPDQAVVPLRIEHEGAELSFLSVTTVFGTPMNVTVAELAIESFFPADEDTMKRLTANAR; translated from the coding sequence GTGAATACCCCAACGGTCGGTGACCTACTGCGACATTGGCGTCTGGAGCGCAGGCTGAGCCAGCTGGAGTTGGCCGGGCGCTCCGACACCTCGGCGCGGCATCTGAGCTTCATCGAGACCGGGCGCGCCACGCCGAGCCGAACCATGATCGTGCACCTGGCCGAGCACCTGGAGATCCCGTTGCGCGAACGCAACCGCGTGCTGCTCGCCGCGGGCTACGCTCCCGCCTACGCGGAACCCGCTCTGGACACGGCCGCCATGGACGCGGTCCGCGGCGCCATGCGCAAGATCCTGGCCGGGCACGAGCCCTTCCCGGCGCTGGCCATCGATCAGAGCTGGACGATGATCGACGCCAATGCCGGCGTGGGGCTGCTGCTCACCGGCATCGATCCGGCACTCGCGGCCCCGCCGGTGAACGCCCTGCGCCTGAGCCTGCATCCCGACGGGATGGCCGGCCGCATCACCAACCTCGCCGAATGGCGCGGCCACATTTTCGCCCGTTTGGCGCGGCAGGCCGAGGTCACCGGTTCCCCGGAGTTGGCCGACCTACTCGACGAACTGCGCTCCTATCCCGGTGGCGAGGTCGAGCTGACACTGCCCGAACCAGATCAGGCGGTCGTCCCGCTGCGGATCGAGCACGAAGGGGCGGAGCTGTCGTTCCTCAGTGTCACGACGGTGTTCGGCACTCCGATGAACGTCACGGTCGCCGAACTGGCCATCGAGTCGTTTTTCCCCGCCGACGAGGACACCATGAAGCGCCTCACCGCGAACGCCCGATGA
- a CDS encoding histone-like nucleoid-structuring protein Lsr2, with protein MARKVVVTLVDDYDGKSQAEETVSFAVDGAAYEMDLSGDNAGQLRVFFEQWIPYARKVGRARRGRGGGALRSATDREQATVIREWARKNGMDVSARGRISADVVEAYKKANG; from the coding sequence ATGGCACGCAAGGTCGTCGTGACACTGGTCGATGACTACGACGGCAAGTCTCAGGCCGAGGAAACGGTGTCATTCGCCGTGGATGGCGCGGCCTACGAGATGGACTTGTCGGGGGACAACGCCGGGCAGTTGCGCGTGTTCTTCGAACAGTGGATTCCGTACGCCCGCAAGGTCGGTCGCGCACGTCGGGGCCGGGGCGGTGGTGCCTTGCGGTCGGCGACCGATCGGGAGCAGGCCACGGTCATCCGGGAGTGGGCGCGCAAGAACGGCATGGATGTGTCGGCCCGCGGGCGGATCTCGGCCGACGTCGTCGAGGCCTACAAGAAGGCCAACGGGTAG
- a CDS encoding ATP-binding protein gives MPVWRLREFRDDDLDQAIQIWEQSRVPTADEPVFALAEVMAAARARQSAVVAEVGGEMVGMAVAQIQGERAWVLLVALAARWRRRGIGSALLAELERRLRSNGVRRICTLVPEGATGSVAFENSGYLRRAGLVYYELLEPLAPAKSTLLTELGGRLLPPGLWQSMAGMDREKEVIERRIVLPLANPDVAERYRVLPPKSVILFGPPGTGKTSFAKAVASRLGWPFVELFPSRLAAAATGGLAASLREVFADLAELDELLLFIDEVEEIAVARSGTATSAAHGVTNELLKLIPAFRENYSRLLICATNSVRSLDSAFLRPGRFDYVIPVGSPDAPARNAIWQRYLGPAAETIDLDRLIDATAQFTPADIEYAARAGAQSAFERAMRDDTSEPANTEDYLTAVARTRPTLTPEILTAFEQDQRDYTRL, from the coding sequence ATGCCGGTATGGCGACTACGCGAGTTCCGTGACGATGATCTGGATCAGGCGATCCAGATCTGGGAGCAAAGCCGTGTGCCAACCGCGGACGAGCCGGTCTTCGCGCTGGCGGAGGTGATGGCGGCAGCGCGAGCGAGACAGTCGGCGGTGGTGGCCGAGGTCGGTGGCGAGATGGTCGGGATGGCGGTCGCCCAAATCCAGGGTGAGCGGGCCTGGGTCCTGTTGGTGGCGCTGGCGGCGCGGTGGCGGCGGCGCGGGATCGGCAGCGCACTGCTCGCCGAACTGGAGCGGCGGCTGCGGTCGAACGGCGTGCGGAGGATCTGCACCCTCGTCCCCGAGGGCGCCACCGGATCCGTGGCGTTCGAGAATTCCGGGTACCTGCGCAGGGCCGGCCTCGTCTACTACGAGCTGCTCGAGCCGTTGGCCCCCGCGAAGTCCACCCTGCTGACCGAACTGGGCGGGCGGCTGCTCCCACCGGGACTGTGGCAGTCGATGGCCGGGATGGATCGTGAGAAGGAGGTCATCGAACGCCGGATCGTGCTGCCGTTGGCGAATCCCGATGTGGCCGAGCGTTATCGGGTTCTACCACCCAAGAGCGTCATCCTGTTCGGGCCACCGGGGACCGGCAAGACCAGTTTCGCGAAAGCGGTCGCGTCGCGACTCGGCTGGCCGTTCGTCGAGTTGTTCCCGTCCCGGTTGGCCGCCGCGGCGACGGGAGGGCTCGCAGCTTCGCTGCGCGAGGTATTCGCCGACCTGGCCGAACTCGACGAGCTGCTGTTGTTCATCGATGAGGTGGAGGAGATCGCGGTCGCGCGTTCGGGTACGGCGACGAGCGCCGCGCACGGAGTCACCAACGAGCTGCTCAAGCTGATACCGGCGTTCCGGGAAAACTACAGCCGCCTGCTGATCTGCGCGACAAACTCGGTTCGCTCGTTGGACTCGGCATTCCTGCGGCCCGGTCGATTCGACTACGTGATTCCGGTCGGCTCGCCGGACGCACCCGCACGGAACGCGATCTGGCAACGGTATCTCGGTCCCGCCGCCGAAACCATCGACCTCGACCGCCTGATCGACGCCACGGCGCAATTCACTCCCGCCGACATCGAGTACGCGGCCCGCGCGGGCGCACAGTCCGCGTTCGAACGCGCAATGCGCGACGACACCAGCGAACCCGCGAATACCGAGGACTACTTGACCGCCGTCGCCCGCACCCGACCGACCTTGACGCCCGAGATCCTGACGGCGTTCGAGCAGGACCAGAGGGACTACACCCGACTGTGA
- a CDS encoding DUF5938 domain-containing protein, whose product MSTDKPVIVYGASGYTGRLVCEYLREFNVPFVAAGRDKVRIQQAMDQIPGIETADYEVVEVGHELASLTELFRGARVVCNTVGPFSQYGREVVEACLDAECHYLDTTGEQDWLIDCDENYGQRMADRELLLSPGLAHMYTTGEIAADICLETPGLDTLDIQVFWKGFPTIASTRTILVNAALSKAYYLEQNQYVEWPADAGLYDVVVPGQHQTELALPWGGTSHPVWFKRDPRVANVKVLGGVFNRALMQGVPQIVAGVVEQVKDLPQEQKYKVLAEQAAGVMNEMPPRENPRINTSLDSVYASGPLGRAHCVIYGNCNYKQTGLLQAYAAYTLLQTSPKRAGFASGCQAFGHRELLGVLRGFGLVMEPVLTVHS is encoded by the coding sequence ATGAGCACTGACAAGCCCGTCATCGTCTACGGCGCCTCCGGCTACACCGGCCGGTTGGTGTGCGAATATCTGCGCGAGTTCAATGTTCCCTTCGTCGCGGCTGGACGCGACAAGGTGCGCATCCAGCAGGCAATGGACCAAATCCCCGGTATCGAGACGGCCGACTACGAGGTGGTCGAGGTCGGACACGAGCTCGCCTCGCTGACCGAGCTGTTCCGCGGGGCGCGCGTCGTCTGCAACACGGTGGGACCGTTCTCGCAGTATGGCCGGGAGGTCGTCGAGGCATGCCTCGACGCGGAGTGTCATTACCTGGACACCACCGGCGAACAGGACTGGCTGATCGACTGCGACGAGAACTACGGCCAGCGGATGGCAGACCGAGAACTATTACTGTCGCCGGGTCTCGCACATATGTATACGACAGGTGAGATCGCCGCCGATATCTGCCTGGAGACCCCCGGCCTGGATACCCTCGATATCCAGGTGTTCTGGAAAGGATTCCCGACCATCGCGTCGACGCGGACCATCCTGGTCAACGCGGCGCTGTCGAAGGCCTACTACCTGGAGCAGAACCAGTACGTGGAATGGCCCGCCGATGCCGGACTGTACGACGTGGTGGTGCCGGGGCAGCATCAGACCGAACTGGCGCTGCCGTGGGGCGGCACGTCGCATCCGGTGTGGTTCAAACGCGACCCGCGGGTGGCCAACGTCAAAGTGCTGGGCGGGGTCTTCAACCGGGCGCTGATGCAGGGTGTGCCACAGATCGTGGCGGGCGTCGTCGAACAGGTGAAAGATCTTCCGCAGGAACAGAAGTACAAGGTGCTCGCCGAGCAGGCGGCGGGCGTGATGAATGAGATGCCGCCGCGAGAGAACCCGCGGATCAATACCTCCCTGGACTCGGTGTACGCGTCGGGCCCCCTGGGGCGCGCGCACTGCGTCATCTACGGCAATTGCAACTACAAGCAAACCGGCCTGTTGCAGGCGTACGCGGCGTACACGCTGCTGCAAACCTCGCCGAAGCGTGCCGGCTTCGCTTCCGGTTGCCAGGCGTTCGGCCACCGTGAACTGCTGGGTGTGCTGCGCGGTTTCGGACTCGTCATGGAACCGGTTCTGACCGTGCACAGCTGA
- a CDS encoding SDR family NAD(P)-dependent oxidoreductase, which yields MSGYDLVGRKALVTGGARGLGAGMAEALARAGAAVAIGDVREDLGKDTVESLRSSGATAEFVPLDVTDDAAWEQATATVVDALGGLDIVVNNAGIEITRLIVDLDPGEIRRMLEVNVLGTALGIKHAFRAMRPGGPAGRGGAIVNIASVAATIAFPGIAVYSATKSGVDRLTRVAAMESGKLGYGVRVNCVYPGLVPTAMGSQLAKDVADIGLFGSPEEAVGAVVGLTPQGRLGEVSDMADAVVFLASDAARFITGVGLPVDGGMGM from the coding sequence ATGAGTGGATACGACCTGGTCGGACGCAAGGCGTTGGTTACCGGTGGGGCGCGCGGGCTCGGGGCCGGGATGGCCGAGGCGCTGGCGCGTGCCGGTGCGGCCGTCGCTATCGGTGATGTCCGAGAAGACCTCGGGAAGGACACCGTCGAGTCGCTCCGCAGTTCCGGCGCGACCGCCGAGTTCGTTCCGCTGGACGTGACCGACGATGCCGCATGGGAGCAGGCCACGGCCACCGTCGTCGATGCGCTCGGCGGGCTGGACATCGTGGTGAACAACGCGGGGATCGAGATCACCCGCCTGATCGTCGATCTCGATCCCGGCGAGATTCGCCGCATGCTCGAGGTGAACGTGCTCGGCACCGCACTGGGCATCAAACATGCCTTCCGTGCGATGCGCCCCGGCGGTCCGGCGGGTCGGGGTGGGGCGATCGTCAATATCGCATCGGTCGCCGCGACCATCGCGTTTCCAGGCATTGCCGTGTATTCGGCGACGAAGTCCGGTGTCGATCGGCTCACGAGGGTCGCGGCCATGGAGTCGGGCAAGCTGGGCTACGGCGTCCGTGTCAATTGTGTCTATCCCGGGCTCGTTCCCACCGCGATGGGCAGTCAGCTCGCCAAGGACGTCGCGGACATCGGGCTGTTCGGCAGTCCGGAGGAGGCGGTCGGCGCGGTGGTGGGGCTGACTCCCCAGGGGCGGCTGGGCGAGGTTTCCGACATGGCCGACGCCGTGGTGTTCCTGGCTTCGGACGCCGCCCGCTTCATCACCGGAGTCGGCCTGCCGGTCGACGGCGGCATGGGTATGTGA
- a CDS encoding aminotransferase class I/II-fold pyridoxal phosphate-dependent enzyme has translation MNHTRAPLLEALADYHRLGRYGFTPPGHRQGRGTDERVLEVIGRDAFESDVLLTAGLDDRLSRGGYLTRAEALMADAVRAETAFFSTCGSSLSVKAAMMAVAGGQDGGLLVARDSHKSIVAGLIFSGVLPRWITPRWDAARHFSHPPSPQEVRRAWEQHPDAAGALIVSPSPYGTCADIAGIAEVCHQRGKPLIVDEAWGAHLPFHEDLPTWAMDAGADICVVSVHKMGAGFEQGSVFHLQGDLVDPTRLSECADLLMTTSPNVLIYAALDGWRRQMVERGHELLGSALRVADQARRQLAEIPGITVLEKELLGAEASHDLDRMQVLMDVSGTGASGYQAADWLREHRRIDIGLTDHRRVLATLSMADDKSTIDTLIDAIGNWRGQLHDPAPPRITLPSPSDLELETAMLPRDAFFGPVEAVPAEEAAGRIAAEQLTPYPPGIPVVVPGEVLDAAVVDYLRTGLDAGMNVPDAADSRLRTIRVVVGT, from the coding sequence GTGAATCACACAAGAGCTCCGCTCCTGGAAGCGCTGGCCGACTATCACCGCCTCGGCAGGTACGGGTTCACACCGCCGGGGCACCGGCAAGGTCGAGGTACCGACGAGCGCGTTCTCGAGGTGATCGGGCGGGACGCGTTCGAGTCCGATGTTTTGCTCACGGCAGGCCTGGACGACCGCCTGTCGCGGGGCGGATACCTCACCCGGGCCGAAGCGCTCATGGCCGACGCGGTGCGCGCCGAAACCGCGTTCTTCTCCACGTGCGGAAGTTCGCTGTCGGTCAAGGCGGCCATGATGGCAGTCGCGGGTGGACAGGACGGAGGCCTGCTCGTCGCGCGCGACAGCCACAAGTCGATCGTGGCAGGGCTGATCTTCTCGGGCGTGCTGCCGCGCTGGATCACGCCGAGATGGGACGCCGCCCGCCATTTCTCGCATCCGCCCTCCCCACAAGAGGTGCGCCGGGCATGGGAGCAGCATCCGGACGCAGCGGGCGCGTTGATCGTGAGCCCGAGTCCGTACGGCACCTGCGCGGATATCGCCGGTATCGCCGAGGTCTGCCACCAACGCGGCAAACCGCTGATCGTCGACGAAGCCTGGGGGGCCCATCTGCCGTTTCACGAGGACCTGCCGACTTGGGCGATGGACGCGGGCGCCGATATCTGCGTGGTCAGCGTGCATAAGATGGGCGCGGGCTTCGAACAGGGCTCGGTCTTTCATCTGCAAGGCGACCTGGTCGATCCGACCAGGCTCAGCGAATGCGCCGACCTGCTGATGACGACCAGCCCGAACGTGCTGATCTATGCTGCGCTGGACGGCTGGCGCAGGCAGATGGTCGAGCGCGGGCACGAGCTGCTCGGGTCGGCGTTGCGCGTCGCCGACCAGGCCAGGCGACAGTTGGCCGAGATTCCCGGCATCACGGTGCTCGAGAAGGAGCTGCTCGGCGCCGAGGCATCCCATGACCTGGACCGCATGCAGGTGCTGATGGATGTGTCCGGCACCGGGGCCAGCGGCTACCAAGCGGCGGACTGGCTGCGCGAGCATCGCCGTATCGACATTGGCCTCACCGATCACCGCCGGGTGCTCGCAACGCTGTCCATGGCCGACGACAAGAGCACCATCGACACCCTGATCGACGCGATCGGGAACTGGCGCGGACAACTGCACGATCCCGCGCCGCCGCGCATCACACTGCCCTCGCCCTCCGACCTGGAATTGGAGACCGCGATGCTGCCCCGCGACGCGTTCTTCGGGCCCGTCGAAGCGGTGCCCGCAGAGGAGGCCGCGGGCCGGATCGCCGCCGAGCAGCTCACGCCGTACCCGCCGGGCATCCCCGTGGTCGTCCCGGGCGAGGTGCTGGACGCGGCCGTCGTCGACTACCTACGCACCGGCCTGGACGCGGGCATGAACGTACCCGACGCCGCCGACTCGCGACTGCGCACGATTCGTGTCGTGGTCGGCACCTGA
- a CDS encoding TetR/AcrR family transcriptional regulator, with protein MTEIVETSRERISRRRVDKFGERRAQLAATALHTLAELGYARTSLREIAQNSEFSHGVLHYYFSDKNDLITHAVRQYEVICVTRYDEVVAAAQTSEELRNGFAAAMAATLDADAHLHRLWYDLRNQSLFEESFRDDVLEIDQRREDMIWRVVSRYTELADAIPTVSSGIAYAVFDGMFQQALLRKLGGNPSAATDLHANVEQLLDRLTVCD; from the coding sequence GTGACCGAGATCGTCGAGACGAGCCGCGAGCGGATATCACGCCGCCGGGTCGACAAGTTCGGCGAGCGCCGGGCCCAGCTGGCCGCCACGGCGCTGCACACCCTCGCCGAACTCGGCTATGCCCGCACCAGCCTGCGGGAGATCGCACAGAACTCCGAGTTCTCCCACGGCGTGCTGCACTACTACTTCAGCGACAAGAACGACCTCATCACCCACGCGGTCCGCCAATACGAGGTCATCTGCGTGACCCGTTACGACGAAGTCGTCGCCGCCGCACAGACTTCCGAAGAACTGCGCAACGGCTTCGCCGCCGCCATGGCCGCCACCCTCGATGCCGACGCCCACCTGCACCGGCTCTGGTACGACCTGCGCAACCAGAGCCTGTTCGAGGAGTCCTTCCGCGACGACGTGCTCGAGATCGACCAGCGTCGGGAAGACATGATCTGGCGCGTCGTCAGCCGCTACACCGAACTCGCCGACGCGATTCCCACGGTTTCCTCCGGCATCGCCTACGCAGTCTTCGACGGCATGTTCCAGCAAGCGCTGCTCCGCAAGCTCGGCGGAAACCCCAGCGCCGCAACAGATCTCCACGCCAACGTGGAACAGCTGCTGGACCGGCTCACCGTCTGCGACTGA